The proteins below are encoded in one region of Tessaracoccus aquimaris:
- a CDS encoding glycosyltransferase 87 family protein, whose protein sequence is MQNSTDTRARAAEIAGKVLDNWVFRAVAMAAVGVGAFLLLYGVPGLEEFWMAKRGANVYRTDLDVYRLGGQVLLQGGDLYGRLPDIELGANLPFTYPPIAAILFAPLAMMPLKVASALFTVVSILAFGVATWLVGREVSGLSGARAAWFGVALTGAFMWIGPMRETIWFGQINNVLMCLVVIDLLALRGRKAQGCLIGLAMAIKLTPAVFLAYFLMRKDWRALVVGIVSALLYTAIGFAVTWRDSVNYWTDALLSADRVGNLAYLANQSINGLIRRLILDDRAASLVWFASCAVIGLGLLWLLWRLFKVGLDAAAMVTMALYALLASPVSWSHHWVWCVPAILVLAFLGRTRGPVVGWIGAAVAALGLWVFYSRIIWEQPIVDSGVVEWNGAQQILGNAQTLWAFLALAALVVAAVLPSREPSARGVAG, encoded by the coding sequence ATGCAGAACTCGACCGACACCAGGGCGCGGGCCGCGGAGATCGCGGGCAAGGTCCTCGACAACTGGGTCTTCCGGGCCGTCGCGATGGCGGCCGTCGGCGTCGGCGCGTTCCTGCTGCTCTACGGCGTGCCGGGGCTCGAGGAGTTCTGGATGGCCAAGCGCGGCGCCAACGTGTACCGCACCGATCTCGACGTGTACCGACTCGGCGGCCAGGTGCTGCTCCAGGGCGGCGACCTCTACGGCAGGCTCCCCGACATCGAACTCGGCGCGAACCTGCCCTTCACGTACCCGCCCATCGCGGCGATCCTGTTCGCCCCGCTCGCAATGATGCCGCTCAAGGTCGCCTCCGCGCTGTTCACCGTCGTGTCGATCCTCGCGTTCGGCGTTGCGACCTGGCTTGTCGGGCGCGAGGTCAGCGGCCTCAGCGGAGCCAGGGCCGCCTGGTTCGGCGTCGCCCTCACCGGCGCCTTCATGTGGATCGGGCCGATGCGCGAGACCATCTGGTTCGGCCAGATCAACAACGTCCTGATGTGCCTCGTGGTCATCGACCTGCTCGCGCTCCGTGGCCGAAAGGCGCAGGGCTGCCTGATCGGCCTCGCGATGGCCATCAAGCTCACCCCCGCCGTCTTCCTCGCCTACTTCCTGATGCGCAAGGACTGGCGCGCGCTGGTCGTCGGGATCGTCTCCGCGCTCCTCTACACCGCCATCGGCTTCGCCGTCACCTGGCGCGACTCCGTCAACTACTGGACCGACGCGCTGCTCTCTGCTGATCGGGTCGGCAACCTGGCCTACCTCGCGAACCAGTCGATCAACGGCCTGATCCGACGGCTGATCCTCGACGACCGGGCGGCCAGCCTGGTCTGGTTCGCATCGTGCGCCGTCATCGGGCTCGGCCTGCTGTGGTTGCTCTGGCGCCTCTTCAAGGTCGGCCTCGACGCGGCCGCCATGGTCACGATGGCCCTGTACGCGCTGCTCGCCTCGCCCGTGAGTTGGTCGCACCACTGGGTGTGGTGCGTGCCCGCGATCCTGGTGCTCGCCTTCCTCGGGCGGACCCGCGGCCCCGTGGTCGGCTGGATCGGCGCGGCGGTCGCCGCCCTCGGCCTGTGGGTCTTCTACTCGCGCATCATCTGGGAGCAGCCCATCGTCGACTCCGGCGTCGTCGAGTGGAACGGGGCCCAGCAGATCCTCGGCAACGCGCAGACGCTGTGGGCCTTCCTCGCGCTTGCGGCCCTCGTCGTCGCCGCGGTGTTGCCGTCCCGTGAGCCCTCGGCGCGGGGCGTCGCCGGGTAA
- a CDS encoding FKBP-type peptidyl-prolyl cis-trans isomerase has protein sequence MNEKPEVDFPEGEAPAELVIDDIVVGDGQEAKAGDVAHVHYVGVAFSSGEEFDSSWNRGAALSFPLGGGRVIQGWDQGIQGMKVGGRRKLTIPPHLAYGDRGAPGAIAGGETLIFVCDLVGLN, from the coding sequence ATGAACGAGAAGCCCGAGGTTGATTTCCCCGAGGGCGAGGCGCCCGCCGAGCTCGTCATCGACGACATCGTCGTCGGCGACGGCCAGGAGGCCAAGGCCGGGGATGTCGCCCACGTGCACTACGTCGGTGTTGCCTTCAGTTCCGGCGAGGAGTTCGACTCCTCCTGGAACCGTGGCGCCGCGCTGTCCTTCCCGCTCGGTGGCGGCCGCGTCATCCAGGGCTGGGACCAGGGCATCCAGGGCATGAAGGTCGGCGGACGCCGCAAGCTGACGATCCCTCCGCACCTCGCTTATGGCGACCGCGGCGCTCCTGGCGCGATCGCGGGCGGCGAGACGCTGATCTTCGTCTGCGACCTGGTCGGGCTCAACTGA
- a CDS encoding M23 family metallopeptidase, whose product MAQGNCEPGRGDDRLGRARGKHRVRRRQRPRDCITFDLRRPRLRLRRGLPEVLERQGFGRHRLRRQRQGRLDLWVRQLRGTDSGGGSGQESNGGDASDGTSAGSDSTGSDSTGSDSTGSDEQAGDGGSGDSDSNPSNTPSEDPTPAPSAAPTPAPSQTPTAKPTEQAKPEAVKPSKTSTSSKSSKDDDESTSRKSTTRHHSSSRHDSSSSSERSGSGDRDYSTSSTSASSSSSSTATVAATTSNLAVDGASLPLAKGTYRLSAQFGATGSWSRYHTGMDFSAPTGTPVFAVVDGTVVESSAGGWAGTHVIIEAADGSHTLYAHLSAKTVTPGTKVTAGQQIGKVGETGRAFGAHLHFEYYTPGTRPGDVYSASNPAAFLKELGLTL is encoded by the coding sequence GTGGCGCAAGGCAACTGTGAGCCTGGCCGCGGCGACGATCGGCTTGGCAGGGCTCGGGGTAAGCACCGCGTCCGCCGACGACAGCGCCCCCGTGACTGCATCACATTCGACCTCCGCCGACCGCGGCTCCGACTCCGGCGAGGGCTCCCAGAAGTCCTCGAGCGACAAGGGTTCGGGCGACACCGGCTCCGCCGACAACGGCAAGGGCGACTCGACCTCTGGGTCCGACAACTCCGGGGAACCGACTCCGGCGGCGGGTCCGGCCAAGAGTCGAACGGCGGCGACGCGAGCGACGGCACCTCCGCAGGCTCCGATTCGACGGGCTCCGATTCGACGGGCTCCGATTCGACCGGCTCGGACGAGCAGGCAGGCGACGGCGGTTCGGGCGACTCCGACTCGAACCCCTCGAACACCCCGTCCGAGGACCCGACTCCCGCTCCGTCCGCGGCTCCGACGCCCGCCCCCTCGCAGACCCCGACGGCCAAGCCGACCGAGCAGGCCAAGCCCGAGGCGGTCAAGCCGTCCAAGACTTCGACCAGCTCGAAGTCCTCGAAGGACGACGACGAGTCGACCTCCCGCAAGAGCACGACCAGGCATCACTCCTCGTCGCGGCACGACTCCTCGTCCTCGAGCGAGCGGAGCGGTAGCGGAGATCGCGACTACTCGACCTCCTCGACGTCGGCCTCCTCGTCGTCCTCGTCGACGGCGACCGTCGCGGCAACCACGAGCAACCTCGCCGTCGACGGCGCGTCCCTGCCGCTGGCCAAGGGCACCTACCGCCTGAGCGCCCAGTTCGGTGCGACCGGATCCTGGTCGCGCTACCACACGGGCATGGACTTCTCTGCCCCGACGGGCACCCCCGTCTTCGCGGTCGTTGACGGCACGGTCGTCGAGTCGAGCGCCGGGGGCTGGGCGGGCACGCACGTCATCATCGAGGCGGCCGACGGCTCCCACACGCTCTACGCGCACCTGAGCGCCAAGACGGTGACCCCCGGCACCAAGGTGACCGCAGGCCAGCAGATCGGGAAGGTCGGCGAGACCGGCCGCGCCTTCGGCGCCCACCTGCACTTCGAGTACTACACGCCCGGCACCCGCCCCGGCGACGTGTACTCGGCCTCCAACCCGGCCGCCTTCCTCAAGGAACTCGGCCTCACCCTCTGA
- a CDS encoding sodium-translocating pyrophosphatase produces MTPSRAGAALAAPLVLLLAGCAGGGGGEPHVGGEANLQLPDLGSVKFLGMPGDVLLSLGLIVCALGLGFGVLTYTQLKKMPAHKAMREISELIYTTCKTYLLQQGRFLLLLWAFIAAIIVLYYLSLGFGIGKTAIVIGFSLIGMGGSYAVAWYGIRVNTLANSRTAHAAIGGKPHPLHDIPLRSGMSIGMVLISVELAMMLIIMVFLPGEIAGACFIGFAIGESLGASALRIAGGIFTKIADIGADLMKIVLHIKEDDARNPGVIADCTGDNAGDSVGPSADGFETYGVTGVALITFILLGVPEQTMQIQLLVWLFVIRAVMVIASGISYFLNAAISRSRYANADEMDFEKPLTSLVWITSVVCIALTFGTSALLISDMPDGLWWKLSMIISCGTLAGALIPELVKVFTSTKSRHTREVVVSSNKGGPSLDILSGLVAGNFSAYWLGMAITGLMAVAYWMSTLGLGEFMLAPAVFAFGLVAFGFLGMGPVTIAVDSYGPVTDNAQSVFELSTIEEEGVEDELEKEFGRRPDFERAKYLLEANDGAGNTFKATAKPVLIGTAVVGATTMIFSIMMGLTEGLQHDVENLSLLHAPFLLGLLVGGAVIYWFTGASIQAVTTGAYRAVEFIGANIDLDSDAKRASDEDSSKVVAICTKYAQKGMFNIFLGVFFATLAFAFVEPFFFIGYLIAMALFGLYQAIFMANAGGAWDNAKKLVEVDLAAKGTALHEATIVGDTVGDPYKDTSSVALNPVIKFTTLFGLLAVELSVLLRDEVGVGLTGALAAVFLLASMVFVYRSFYSMRINEELEDIKIEVVEAS; encoded by the coding sequence TCGGCAGCGTGAAGTTCCTCGGCATGCCGGGTGACGTGTTGCTCAGCCTCGGGCTGATCGTGTGCGCCCTCGGCCTCGGCTTCGGGGTGCTCACCTACACCCAACTGAAGAAGATGCCCGCGCACAAGGCGATGCGGGAGATCTCGGAACTCATCTACACCACCTGCAAGACCTACCTGCTGCAGCAGGGCCGCTTCCTGCTCCTGCTGTGGGCCTTCATCGCCGCCATCATCGTCCTCTACTACCTGTCGCTCGGCTTCGGCATCGGCAAGACCGCCATCGTGATCGGCTTCTCGCTGATCGGCATGGGCGGCTCCTACGCCGTCGCCTGGTACGGCATCCGCGTCAACACGCTGGCGAACTCCCGCACCGCGCACGCCGCGATCGGCGGCAAGCCGCACCCGCTCCACGACATCCCGCTTCGCTCCGGCATGAGCATCGGCATGGTCCTGATCTCCGTCGAGTTGGCCATGATGCTGATCATCATGGTGTTCCTGCCGGGTGAGATCGCGGGAGCCTGCTTCATCGGGTTCGCCATCGGCGAGTCGCTCGGCGCCTCCGCCCTCCGCATCGCAGGTGGCATCTTCACCAAGATCGCCGACATCGGCGCCGACCTGATGAAGATCGTCCTCCACATCAAGGAGGACGACGCGCGCAACCCCGGAGTGATCGCCGACTGCACCGGCGACAACGCAGGCGACTCGGTCGGCCCCTCGGCCGACGGTTTCGAGACCTACGGCGTGACGGGCGTCGCGCTGATCACCTTCATCCTGCTCGGCGTCCCTGAGCAGACGATGCAGATCCAACTGCTCGTGTGGCTGTTCGTGATCCGCGCCGTCATGGTGATCGCATCCGGCATCTCGTACTTCCTGAACGCGGCCATCAGCCGCTCCCGCTACGCGAACGCCGACGAGATGGACTTCGAGAAGCCCCTCACCTCGCTCGTGTGGATCACCTCCGTCGTCTGCATCGCCCTGACGTTCGGCACCTCGGCGCTGCTCATCTCCGACATGCCGGACGGCCTCTGGTGGAAGCTGTCGATGATCATCAGTTGCGGCACGCTCGCGGGCGCGCTGATTCCGGAACTGGTCAAGGTCTTCACCAGCACCAAGTCGCGCCACACGCGCGAGGTCGTGGTGTCGTCCAACAAGGGTGGCCCCTCGCTCGACATCCTCTCGGGCCTGGTCGCAGGCAACTTCTCCGCCTACTGGCTCGGGATGGCGATCACCGGCCTGATGGCCGTCGCCTACTGGATGTCGACGCTTGGCCTCGGGGAGTTCATGCTCGCCCCCGCAGTGTTCGCGTTCGGCCTTGTCGCGTTCGGCTTCCTCGGCATGGGGCCCGTCACGATCGCCGTCGACAGTTACGGCCCCGTCACAGACAACGCCCAGTCGGTGTTCGAGCTTTCCACCATCGAGGAGGAGGGCGTCGAGGACGAACTGGAGAAGGAGTTCGGGCGTCGCCCGGACTTCGAGAGGGCCAAGTACCTCCTCGAGGCCAACGACGGCGCGGGCAACACCTTCAAGGCCACCGCGAAGCCGGTGCTGATCGGCACTGCCGTCGTCGGCGCGACCACGATGATCTTCTCGATCATGATGGGCCTCACCGAGGGCCTGCAGCACGACGTGGAGAACCTGTCGCTGCTGCACGCCCCGTTCCTGCTCGGCCTGCTTGTGGGCGGCGCGGTGATCTACTGGTTCACCGGCGCCTCCATCCAGGCCGTCACGACCGGCGCCTACCGCGCGGTCGAGTTCATCGGCGCGAACATCGACCTGGACAGCGACGCGAAGCGGGCCAGCGACGAGGACTCCTCGAAGGTGGTGGCGATCTGCACCAAGTACGCGCAGAAGGGCATGTTCAACATCTTCCTCGGCGTGTTCTTCGCGACGCTGGCGTTCGCCTTCGTCGAGCCGTTCTTCTTCATCGGCTACCTGATCGCGATGGCCCTGTTCGGCCTGTACCAGGCCATCTTCATGGCCAACGCGGGCGGCGCCTGGGATAACGCGAAGAAGCTGGTGGAGGTCGACCTGGCCGCCAAGGGCACGGCGCTGCACGAGGCGACGATCGTCGGCGACACCGTCGGCGACCCGTACAAGGACACCTCATCGGTGGCGTTGAACCCAGTCATCAAGTTCACGACGCTGTTCGGCCTGCTGGCCGTCGAACTGTCGGTGCTGCTGCGCGACGAGGTAGGCGTTGGGCTCACCGGCGCACTCGCCGCCGTGTTCCTGCTCGCCTCCATGGTGTTCGTGTACCGCTCCTTCTACTCGATGCGGATCAACGAGGAGTTGGAGGACATCAAGATCGAGGTCGTCGAGGCCTCGTAG